One Oryza glaberrima chromosome 11, OglaRS2, whole genome shotgun sequence genomic region harbors:
- the LOC127755095 gene encoding U-box domain-containing protein 51-like isoform X2 encodes MVGGGGHQNPAAAQPVKREEAKVQKNPHQQAEEKPMDVAVGIVVLVVGAIIAIATFILLGAVMVTLAIVTIIVVCVVTAAQANKNKATRSSGRNKFIVFKPSEIDAAVSKRAKWLRGTATYNVYRSDFDGMDIATTVPKGTLPEWILMQEFHQAIEILRNISHPNVVPFLGACIGKRAIVYRFGENSTLESHLKYLTWEIRVKSAASICSGLMFLHSRKPKPIIHGDLKPSNIIFRPGNACMLSDFGMCYLYSKEFGRLITDPCKIQLDVSALGIVLLQLVTGKLDANGLRERVIYYLGDAKGFYKKTSSQQRKILEKIVNLELKTDRTSEDVARMLFLGLRCSDPISKNHPSLATEVMPQIESMKK; translated from the exons ATggttggaggaggaggccacCAAAATCCTGCAGCTGCTCAACCAGTAAAAAG GGAGGAAGCGAAGGTTCAAAAGAATCCTCATCAGCAAGCAGAGGAAAAGCCTATGGACGTTGCTGTTGGCATTGTTGTCCTCGTTGTTGGCGCCATCATCGCTATTGCGACCTTCATCCTTCTTGGTGCTGTCATGGTCACCTTGGCGATTGTTACAatcattgtcgtttgtgtagtCACTGCTGCACAA GCGAACAAGAACAAAGCTACTCGCTCAAGTGGCAGAAATAAGTTCATTGTGTTCAAACCTTCAGAAATAGATGCTGCAGTCAGCAAACGAGCGAAGTGGCTCCGTGGAACAGCTACATATAATGTGTATCGGTCAGATTTTGATGGAATGGATATTGCTACAACTGTTCCCAAAGGAACACTACCAGAATGGATTTTGATGCAAGAGTTTCATCAAGCG ATTGAAATCCTCAGAAATATCAGTCATCCGAATGTGGTTCCTTTCTTAGGAGCATGCATAGGGAAAAGGGCAATCGTTTACCGATTCGGAGAAAACAGCACACTGGAAAGTCACCTCAAGTATCTCACATGGGAAATCAGAGTGAAATCTGCCGCTAGTATATGCTCCGGCCTCATGTTCCTCCATAGCAGAAAGCCCAAGCCGATCATTCACGGTGACCTGAAACCAAGCAACATCATATTCAGGCCAggaaatgcatgcatgctcaGCGATTTCGGAATGTGTTATCTGTATTCGAAAGAATTTGGACGGCTTATCACTGACCCTTGCAAGATTCAGTTGGATGTATCTGCTCTGGGCATCGTGTTGCTTCAGCTAGTTACAGGGAAACTAGATGCAAATGGTCTAAGAGAACGTGTGATCTACTATCTGGGAGATGCTAAGGGGTTCTACAAGAAAACTTCATCGCAGCAAAGAAAAATCCTAGAGAAGATTGtgaatcttgagttgaaaacaGATAGAACATCAGAAGATGTTGCCAGGATGTTATTCTTGGGATTGAGGTGCAGCGATCCAATATCAAAAAATCATCCAAGCCTCGCCACAGAAGTAATGCCCCAGATTGAGTCAATGAAGAAGTAG
- the LOC127755095 gene encoding U-box domain-containing protein 51-like isoform X1: MVGGGGHQNPAAAQPVKREEAKVQKNPHQQAEEKPMDVAVGIVVLVVGAIIAIATFILLGAVMVTLAIVTIIVVCVVTAAQQYLEQANKNKATRSSGRNKFIVFKPSEIDAAVSKRAKWLRGTATYNVYRSDFDGMDIATTVPKGTLPEWILMQEFHQAIEILRNISHPNVVPFLGACIGKRAIVYRFGENSTLESHLKYLTWEIRVKSAASICSGLMFLHSRKPKPIIHGDLKPSNIIFRPGNACMLSDFGMCYLYSKEFGRLITDPCKIQLDVSALGIVLLQLVTGKLDANGLRERVIYYLGDAKGFYKKTSSQQRKILEKIVNLELKTDRTSEDVARMLFLGLRCSDPISKNHPSLATEVMPQIESMKK; encoded by the exons ATggttggaggaggaggccacCAAAATCCTGCAGCTGCTCAACCAGTAAAAAG GGAGGAAGCGAAGGTTCAAAAGAATCCTCATCAGCAAGCAGAGGAAAAGCCTATGGACGTTGCTGTTGGCATTGTTGTCCTCGTTGTTGGCGCCATCATCGCTATTGCGACCTTCATCCTTCTTGGTGCTGTCATGGTCACCTTGGCGATTGTTACAatcattgtcgtttgtgtagtCACTGCTGCACAA CAATATCTTGAACAGGCGAACAAGAACAAAGCTACTCGCTCAAGTGGCAGAAATAAGTTCATTGTGTTCAAACCTTCAGAAATAGATGCTGCAGTCAGCAAACGAGCGAAGTGGCTCCGTGGAACAGCTACATATAATGTGTATCGGTCAGATTTTGATGGAATGGATATTGCTACAACTGTTCCCAAAGGAACACTACCAGAATGGATTTTGATGCAAGAGTTTCATCAAGCG ATTGAAATCCTCAGAAATATCAGTCATCCGAATGTGGTTCCTTTCTTAGGAGCATGCATAGGGAAAAGGGCAATCGTTTACCGATTCGGAGAAAACAGCACACTGGAAAGTCACCTCAAGTATCTCACATGGGAAATCAGAGTGAAATCTGCCGCTAGTATATGCTCCGGCCTCATGTTCCTCCATAGCAGAAAGCCCAAGCCGATCATTCACGGTGACCTGAAACCAAGCAACATCATATTCAGGCCAggaaatgcatgcatgctcaGCGATTTCGGAATGTGTTATCTGTATTCGAAAGAATTTGGACGGCTTATCACTGACCCTTGCAAGATTCAGTTGGATGTATCTGCTCTGGGCATCGTGTTGCTTCAGCTAGTTACAGGGAAACTAGATGCAAATGGTCTAAGAGAACGTGTGATCTACTATCTGGGAGATGCTAAGGGGTTCTACAAGAAAACTTCATCGCAGCAAAGAAAAATCCTAGAGAAGATTGtgaatcttgagttgaaaacaGATAGAACATCAGAAGATGTTGCCAGGATGTTATTCTTGGGATTGAGGTGCAGCGATCCAATATCAAAAAATCATCCAAGCCTCGCCACAGAAGTAATGCCCCAGATTGAGTCAATGAAGAAGTAG